A region of Colletotrichum destructivum chromosome 11, complete sequence DNA encodes the following proteins:
- a CDS encoding Putative major facilitator, sugar transporter, MFS transporter superfamily produces the protein MIMSGLIITGIVIEATALKSFWQLVLGHIVVYSGISLASNCVPMYISETSPGWFFLPKLPCYLIYCSRFDKAEVVLRSLSNHPETVPQDIKFLKAQIEEQRENYAVVTVLYCIRGTNLRRTVIAMSVQILQ, from the exons ATGATTATGTCAGGCCTTATAATTACCGGCATCGTCATTGAGGCCACCGCGCTCAAGTCCTTCTGGCAGCTGGTCTTAGGCCACATTGTCGTCTACTCGGGCATTAGTTTAGCCTCCAACTGTGTGCCTATGTACATTTCCGAGACCTCCCCGGGCTGG TTCTTTCTCCCTAAGTTGCCCTGCTACCTTATCTACTGCAGCCGTTTTGATAAAGCTGAGGTGGTCCTCCGCTCCCTCTCCAACCACCCGGAAACGGTTCCTCAAGACATTAAGTTTCTCAAGGCCCAGATCGAGGAGCAACGCGAGAATTACGCCGTCGTGACGGTCCTCTACTGCATCCGCGGAACCAACCTCCGCCGCACCGTCATCGCCATGAGCGTGCAGATCCTCCAGTAG
- a CDS encoding Putative fungal transcription factor has product MVVMNANEGKSSLATTGTSSAATTSQSPSEGFLTSFDRTGISQDAVNTAIDDDFLSFGVAVDAGRVPLWPLNESKGRELELMHHYSTYTCNTLALREDMKHVWRVVIPREGYSHPFVMDGILALSALHKAYLIPSDREAYLTIAAHHQSLGLEGFRPLLTNVTEQNWKPVFCYATVVALYVCLLPARSDKGQLSAPVANTLEMIRFVRGIRSVLQPFIEHLPRSNFAPLAQGVWIVQSCEISDYDPPLEQSLLPRDTFDALRRLGSFFRHDPQLTAPQDYEAAVSELMFSAKLMASAGLHIECGMVLSWPYVLPASILADIQELNPYALVLLSYFSAFLAIMGTRFWVLEGWGTQLLKDIEALLKDLPPFHEILTWPKEQVSRLNGIS; this is encoded by the exons ATGGTTGTCATGAATGCAAACGAAGGAAAGTCAAG TTTAGCAACGACAGGCACGTCGTCAGCTGCTACGACTTCACAAAGCCCTTCTGAAGGGTTCCTCACATCATTCGACAGGACAGGCATATCTCAAGATGCCGTGAATACAGCTATTGACGACGACTTTCTAAGTTTCGGTGTTGCGGTCGACGCTGGAAGGGTTCCTCTTTGGCCTCTCAACGAGTCGAAGGGCCGGGAATTAGAACTCATGCACCATTACTCTACCTATACCTGCAATACTCTTGCTCTGCGAGAGGACATGAAGCACGTCTGGAGAGTTGTTATTCCTCGAGAAGGTTATTCTCATCCCTTCGTCATGGATGGCATTCTTGCGTTATCTGCATTGCATAAAGCCTATCTGATCCCGAGCGACCGAGAAGCATACCTTACAATTGCTGCACATCACCAATCGTTGGGTCTGGAGGGTTTCAGACCGCTTTTGACCAATGTCACGGAGCAAAATTGGAAGCCCGTGTTCTGCTACGCTACTGTTGTAGCACTCTATGTTTGCTTACTCCCTGCAAGATCAGACAAGGGACAATTGTCAGCTCCGGTTGCCAATACCCTAGAAATGATCCGCTTTGTAAGAGGCATTCGATCTGTTCTCCAGCCGTTTATCGAACACCTTCCACGGTCAAATTTTGCTCCGCTGGCTCAGGGCGTCTGGATAGTCCAATCATGTGAGATATCAGACTA TGATCCGCCCTTGGAGCAATCCCTTTTGCCGCGAGATACATTTGACGCTTTGAGACGCCTTGGATCCTTCTTCCGCCACGACCCACAGTTGACAGCCCCTCAGGACTACGAAGCGGCCGTGTCTGAGCTGATGTTCTCAGCCAAGCTTATGGCCAGCGCCGGTCTGCATATTGAATGTGGCATGGTCTTATCCTGGCCCTATGTCTTGCCTGCAAGTATACTAGCTGACATCCAAGAGCTCAACCCTTACGCGTTGGTCCTCCTGTCCTACTTCTCTGCTTTCTTGGCTATCATGGGAACTAGATTCTGGGTCCTTGAGGGATGGGGAACGCAGCTTCTTAAAGATATCGAGGCTTTACTAAAGGATCTTCCGCCGTTTCATGAGATCTTGACGTGGCCAAAAGAGCAGGTATCAAGGCTGAACGGAATCTCTTGA
- a CDS encoding Putative RTA-like protein: MYDFGHHSSLMMEARASAAQDEPIFKLYHYNPTIAGAIIFVVLFVGTTGFHFYQLSRSRCWFMIPFALGGILELIGYAARARSGQESPDWTLVPYIIQALLILVAPALFAATIYMELGRIVTLIDGEDLTLIRKAWMTKLFVCGDILSFMVQSSGGGLQATGGASMMTTGANITVAGLFIQLLFFGLFIVVAVAFYVKVCQYPTASSHKVAWKKHMVALFIASLLIMVRSVFRVAEYLQGFDGYLLSHEAYLYGFDALLMWLTMVLLNWIHPAEILALRLRHIRKQADYVMDDVPSGHHRLRSDLA; the protein is encoded by the exons ATGTACGACTTTGGCCACCATTCGTCCTTGATGATGGAAGCAagagcttccgccgcacaaGACGAACCTATTTTCAAACTATACCATTACAATCCAACCATTGCTGGTGCCATCATTTTCGTTGTTTTATTCGTCGGAACAACAGGATTTCACTTCTATCAACTTTCACGGTCTCGTTGCTGGTTCATGATCCCTTTCGCCCTTGGGGGAATCC TGGAACTAATTGGCTACGCGGCCCGCGCCCGCTCCGGCCAAGAGTCACCAGACTGGACACTAGTCCCTTACATTATCCAGGCTCTCCTCATTCTCGTCGCTCCAGCCTTATTCGCCGCTACGATTTATATGGAGCTTGGCCGTATTGTAACTTTGATAGACGGGGAAGACCTGACTCTCATTCGCAAGGCATGGATGACCAAGCTTTTTGTGTGCGGCGACATACTGTCATTCATGGTCCAAAGTTCAG GCGGTGGCCTTCAGGCCACTGGTGGAGCGTCAATGATGACCACTGGCGCAAACATCACCGTCGCGGGCCTCTTTATTcagcttcttttcttcggCCTTTTCAtcgttgtcgctgttgcTTTCTATGTGAAAGTCTGTCAATATCCTACAGCTTCGTCTCACAAAGTCGCCTGGAAGAAGCACATGGTAGCTCTCTTCATTGCCAGCTTGCTTATCATGGTGCGCTCTGTGTTTAGGGTGGCTGAATACCTGCAGGGCTTTGATGGTTACTTGCTCAGTCACGAAGCATACCTATATGGTTTTGATGCTTTGCTGATGTGGCTCACCATGGTACTTCTCAACTGGATTCATCCTGCCGAGATCCTTGCTTTACGTTTGCGGCACATAAGAAAACAGGCTGATTACGTCATGGACGACGTTCCCAGCGGACACCACAGACTGAGGTCGGATCTGGCGTAG
- a CDS encoding Putative UDP-glucuronosyl/UDP-glucosyltransferase, Glycosyltransferase family 28, with product MVLLKLSCSTCQTTVNCNDSNMSPTSKAGGGPRTAELSSTSYDHDYQDAYDAPPPPYELHFAGESVDSSAAITGIHSNRKQKCCEVVRFCLRTIGDGRISISFSSKNPEQLASLLPRYSPSPPIVQEDPESHSQKPGPACPRLNLVIQVVGSRGDVQPFIAYGSALRRYGHRVRLATHDNFAGFVRDSGLEFYPIGGDPADLMAYMVRNPGLIPSLESLRGGDIGRKRRMMGEMLQGCWEACFRPDPLTNEPFVANAIIANPPSFAHVHCAQALGVPVHIMFTMPWSATRAFPHPLANLQNNNTEPSTANWLSYGVVETMTWQGLGDVINDWRRRSLGLDSIQASMGPGITTYLKIPHTYCWSPAIIPKPADWGQEIDVCGFFLRDEPIYNPPSDLDTFLRAGTTPVYVGFGSIVIDDPQRLTNVILEAASRCGVRVIISRGWSKLGGNNPNTPQVFYLGDCPHEWLFKRVSVVVHHGGAGTTACGLINARPTIIVPFFGDQPFWGGVVASIGAGSKPIQHKTLSTDKLVDALRYCLSDQAHRAAEEVALKMRIENGVDSAVQSLHRNLPVNALICDALPHLSATWLYKKKGHVVKLSDQAAATLLSEKKMKKSDLEPLRVRFYDTDVQRWDPLTGGASSVLGTLTDMTVAFGGTFIDPFKEYKKHREQSQTDGAQGSKASASGAAALAAGKSLGKVYGAMTKGALLDMPLAFAEGLRNVPKLYGEEADDYGKVKDWKSGAVVGGKALGLGLYNGVSGLVTEPYKGAKAEGAVGFMKGLGKGSIGLVTKSGTGQYCPGSRGSKKD from the exons ATGGTCTTGCTGAAGCTAAGTTGTTCTACTTGCCAGACGACGGTGAACTGCAACGACTCGAATATGTCACCTACGTCAAAAGCTGGCGGGGGTCCCAGAACAGCTGAATTAAGCAGCACATCATACGATCACGACTACCAAGATGCATACGATgccccgccgcctccctaCGAGCTTCACTTCGCTGGCGAATCTGTCGACAGTTCAGCGGCTATCACAGGTATACATTCCAACCGCAAGCAGAAGTGTTGTGAAGTAGTCAGATTTTGCTTACGAACTATAGGCGACGGAAGGATATCCATCTCGTTTTCATCCAAGAACCCTGAGCAACTAGCTTCTCTCCTTCCACGATATTCTCCATCCCCGCCGATTGTGCAAGAGGATCCGGAGTCCCACTCTCAAAAGCCAGGGCCAGCATGTCCGCGTCTCAATTTGGTTATACAGGTAGTGGGAAGTCGAG GCGACGTCCAGCCTTTTATCGCCTATGGTTCGGCTTTGCGTCGGTATGGTCACCGTGTTCGCCTTGCGACGCACGACAATTTTGCTGGCTTCGTGAGAGACTCCGGTTTAGAGTTCTATCCTATCGGGGGTGATCCGGCTGATTTGATGGCG TACATGGTTCGTAATCCCGGTCTCATTCCGTCTTTAGAGTCACTTCGTGGCGGGGACATCGGTAGAAAGCGTCGAATGATGGGAGAAATGCTACAGGGGTGCTGGGAGGCATGTTTCCGTCCAGACCCTTTGACCAACGAGCCCTTTGTAGCCAATGCTATCATCGCCAACCCTCCCAGCTTTGCGCATGTTCACTGCGCTCAAGCACTTGGAGTTCCAGTTCACATCATGTTCACAATGCCTTGGTCAGCCACCAGGGCTTTCCCTCATCCACTAGCCAACCTGCAGAACAACAATACGGAACCGTCCACAGCAAATTGGCTTTCGTATGGAGTGGTTGAGACGATGACATGGCAAGG GCTAGGCGACGTCATAAATGATTGGCGTCGAAGAAGTTTAGGTCTAGACAGCATCCAGGCAAGCATGGGGCCCGGTATCACGACCTACCTGAAAATTCCTCACACATATTGTTGGTCTCCTGCGATTATTCCAAAACCTGCAGATTGGGGCCAAGAGATCG ACGTCTGTGGCTTCTTTCTGCGGGATGAACCTATCTACAACCCTCCATCGGATCTAGACACCTTCCTACGCGCTGGAACTACTCCGGTTTATGTAGGCTTTGGAAGTATCGTCATTGATGATCCACAAAGGTTGACCAATGTCATACTCGAGGCGGCTAGTAGATGCGGTGTCCGTGTCATTATCTCTAGGGGCTGGAGCAAACTTGGAGGCAATAATCCAAACACACCCCAAGTATTCTATCTTGGGGATTGCCCGCATG AATGGCTCTTCAAAAGGGTATCGGTGGTAGTGCACCATGGTGGCGCCGGCACGACTGCTTGTGGCTTGATCAATGCCCGACCAACAATCATTGTACCCTTTTTTGGGGA CCAGCCTTTTTGGGGAGGAGTAGTAGCCTCTATTGGAGCCGGTTCGAAACCAATCCAACATAAGACACTCTCCACCGACAAACTTGTCGATGCTTTGCGGTACTGTCTCTCAGATCAAGCCCATCGCGCCGCTGAAGAGGTTGCACTGAAGATGCGTATCGAAAATGGGGTCGACAGCGCTGTCCAGTCCCTTCATCGTAACCTGCCAGTCAACGCTTTGATATGTGATGCGTTACCGCACCTGTCTGCCACCTGGTTGTACAAAAAGAAGGGGCACGTTGTGAAGCTATCCGACCAAGCAGCAGCGACGCTCCTCTCTGaaaagaagatgaagaagtcaGACCTGGAGCC CCTACGCGTCCGATTCTATGACACCGACGTCCAGCGTTGGGATCCGTTGACGGGAGGCGCCTCATCCGTGCTTGGAACTCTGACAGATATGACAGTTGCCTTTGGGGGTACCTTCATTGATCCCTTCAAGGAGTACAAGAAGCATCGTGAGCAATCGCAAACAGATGGAGCACAAGGCTCGAAGGCAAGTGCTAGCGGAGCTGCGGCTCTGGCAGCCGGGAAGAGTCTTGGTAAAGTATATGGAGCAATGACCAAGGGAGCGCTACTGGACATGCCGCTGGCGTTTGCGGAAGGGTTGAGGAATGTCCCAAAGCTTTACGGAGAGGAAGCCGATGACTATGGTAAGGTGAAGGACTGGAAAAGTGGCGCCGTGGTTGGCGGAAAG GCACTGGGATTGGGGCTGTACAACGGAGTTTCAGGACTGGTTACAGAGCCGTACAAGGGAGCAAAGGCTGAAGGTGCCGTAGGCTTCATGAAAGGTCTTGGTAAAGGAAGCATTGGCCTCGTTACCAAGTCGGGAACAGGCCAGTATTGCCCGGGATCCAGAGGTTCGAAAAAGGACTAA
- a CDS encoding Putative survival protein SurE-like phosphatase/nucleotidase, producing the protein MHILVTNDDGPPSPNSSPYIRSLVHYLQKAGHVVSVCLPHTQRSWIGKAHMIGKIVETSSYYPSADLHATEDTASSELSLVSADEWTLIDGTPASCVQIGLYHFFQGRGPIDIVVSGPNYGGNTTAVFGLSSGTLGAALEAAMCKRKAIAISFASSSQNHNPEVIDGAARHSVKVIEKLYHSWPLGDEVDLYSVNVPLVEGIENHKTLYTGIFQNYWGDGSSFQEVHGEICNEDNEKKVGEGVNEELCSGNEKYNQVAGSRGHLNRYFKWMPRLADVHRQVEEAAPGNDAWTVQEGYTSTDINVFTA; encoded by the exons ATGCATATTCTCGTCAcgaacgacgacggtccTCCGTCGCCGAATTCTTCCCCCTATATTCGTTCCCTCGTCCATTATCTCCAAAAAGCCGGTCACGTGGTCTCCGTCTGCCTACCACATACCCAACGCTCCTGGATTGGCAAGGCTCATATGATCGGGAAAATAGTCGAGACATCCAGTTACTACCCTTCCGCGGACCTTCACGCTACTGAGGATACCGCCTCAAGTGAATTGTCTCTAGTCAGCGCTGATGAGTGGACCCTCATCGACGGGACACCAGCTTCGTGTGTACAGATCGGTCTATACCACTTCTTTCAGGGGCGAGGGCCCATTGATATCGTGGTTAGCGGGCCTAATTACGGGGGTAATACAACTGCCGTTTTTGGGCTTAGCTCAGGGACACTAGGGGCCGCGCTCGAAGCCGCAATGTGCAAGCGGAAAGCAATCGCCATCAGTTTTGCCTCGTCATCACAAAATCATAATCCTGAGGTCATTGACGGGGCGGCAAGGCACTCGGTCAAAGTCATCGAGAAACTCTACCATTCGTGGCCCTTAGGGGATGAAGTGGATCTTTACAGCGTCAACGTGCCGCTTGTCGAAGGCATAGAGAACCATAAGACGCTTTACACGGGGATCTTTCAAAATTACTGGGGCGACGGTAGCTCTTTTCAGGAGGTTCATGGAGAGATATGTAACGAGGATAACGAGAAGAAGGTTGGTGAGGGGGTCAATGAGGAGCTGTGCAGCGGCAACGAAAAGTATAACCAGGTTGCGGGCAGCAGGGGACATCTGAATAGGTACTTCAAATGGATGCCCCGGTTAGCTGATGTGCATCGACAAGTTGAGGAAGCGGCACCCGGAAACGATGCTTGGACTGTCCAGGAGGGTTACACAAG TACCGACATTAACGTGTTCACAGCGTAA
- a CDS encoding Putative zn(2)Cys(6) fungal-type DNA-binding domain-containing protein, with protein sequence MPNTGKPNSNCYLSRQRRAKCDLARPRCQRCVKYGVECRSVTDPEFGLSAAAAKYQSMHRKRMPSDGKSNAK encoded by the exons ATGCCAAACACCGGCAAACCAAACTCCAATTGCTATCTCAGTCGCCAGAGGAGGGCCAAA TGCGATCTGGCTCGACCTAGGTGCCAGAGATGTGTCAAATACGGGGTTGAGTGCCGAAGTGTCACAGACCCTGAATTCGGTCTTTCAGCAGCCGCCGCGAAGTACCAATCAATGCACCGGAAACGGATGCCCTCCGACGGCAAATCGAACGCGAAATGA
- a CDS encoding Putative Acyl transferase domain superfamily, Acyl transferase/acyl hydrolase/lysophospholipase, with protein MSENASSEPNLRSSTITRQERPLLLGVFTGQGAQWPGMIISLILAIPHVRDIVVELAHSLQTLPVGFLAQGRGL; from the coding sequence ATGTCAGAAAACGCCAGCTCAGAACCCAACTTACGCTCCTCCACCATAACCAGACAGGAGAGGCCCCTTCTCCTAGGTGTGTtcactggccagggcgctCAATGGCCTGGCATGATAATATCGCTGATCTTGGCGATACCCCATGTCCGCGACATCGTGGTTGAGCTTGCCCACTCGCTTCAGACATTGCCTGTTGGATTCCTCGCTCAAGGACGAGGCCTCTAA
- a CDS encoding Putative thiolase, polyketide synthase, beta-ketoacyl synthase domain-containing protein, which translates to MLWPRLDTEYTIFAVYVGVMTHDFELVKVKDTSYSLTYFAMGAATSIASHRLLYFFDWHGPSLRSGSSKTAITADSNSILSLMSHITESKLNMLSPTGRFRIWDTAADGYARGVNLVPLIHCLLYMTYEATLPQRSNHNIDSTIELSLTKYAMFCQQESVVTVVLKTLSQALLDDDSIGCVIRETGINQDGRTQPHVALEVLIRETHARAGVDVAQAEDRCQFFEAHGRYQARAWNWNVYLPWTHRNWMAGR; encoded by the exons ATGCTGTGGCCGCGGCTGGATACAGAGTACACGATCTTTGCAG TGTACGTCGGCGTTATGACTCACGACTTCGAGCTCGTTAAAGTCAAAGACACAAGCTACAGCCTAACGTACTTCGCAATGGGTGCCGCCACAAGTATCGCGTCGCACCGTCTATTATACTTTTTTGACTGGCACGGTCCAAGT CTAAGGAGCGGATCGAGCAAGACAGCCATCACAGCTGACTCCAATTCGATATTATCTCTAA TGAGTCACATCACGGAGAGCAAGCTGAATATGCTTTCACCTACGGGCAGATTCCGAATTTGGGATACTGCAGCCGATGGGTACGCGAGAGGTGTAAATCTTGTCCCTCTCATTCATTGCCTGTTGTATATGACCTACGAGGCTACCCTACCACAGCGGAGTAACCATAATATTGACTCCACCATCGAACTTTCACTGACCAAGTATGCGATGTTCTGTCAACAGGAAAGTGTCGTCACTGTGGTTCTGAAGACGCTTAGCCAAGCACTGCTTGATGACGACTCCATTGGATGTGTCATCCGTGAAACGGGCATCAACCAAGACGGACGCACACAACC CCATGTTGCGCTGGAGGTCCTAATTCGCGAGACCCATGCCCGGGCTGGTGTAGACGTCGCGCAAGCTGAAGACCGCTGCCAATTCTTTGAAGCTCATGGTAGGTATCAAGCACGAGCGTGGAACTGGAACGTCTACTTACCTTGGACTCACAGGAACTGGATGGCTGGCAGGTGA
- a CDS encoding Putative FAD/NAD(P)-binding domain superfamily, with the protein MSASQVYERSRFANELGAAVNVSPNAAPVLDAIGFDRKRARLVKVMEGKQFDGATLETNSSGRYDDFKSRFHAPLALDPPDGVTPATLHLSSPVASIDCEAGLLKLQDGTELQKDLIVGTGGLHSVVARSVLGTDFPVGVVNECAYRFLIPTSKLLGNPITKPLFQEDVETFHVVTGSDRRLRVNSPTPQPSRSIVSCFRRRVLLILTDRLEPSTSSHVQNFVALHQSSVYKKGLAANEDWHGGGNVDDLLETYSGFHPSLVEICRHSPDYASLWLKTLRDLSDMAAGWISNAEDLKLWRHAYRGPIRQWARGKAILIGDAAHPMLPLSSIL; encoded by the exons ATGTCGGCCTCACAGGTGTACGAGCGATCTCGCTTCGCAAACGAGCTGGGAgccgccgtcaacgtcaGCCCCAATGCTGCCCCGGTCCTGGACGCCATCGGCTTTGACCGGAAAAGGGCCAGACTGGTGAAAGTGATGGAGGGGAAGCAGTTTGATGGTGCCACCCTAGAGACGAATTCGAGCGGTAGATACGACGACTTCAAGTCCAGGTTCCACGCCCC ACTCGCCCTGGATCCCCCCGACGGCGTTACCCCCGCCACTCTGCACCTGTCTTCGCCCGTCGCGTCCATCGACTGTGAGGCCGGCCTCTTGAAGCTTCAAGATGGGACCGAGCTACAGAAAGACCTCATTGTAGGCACTGGTGGTCTTCAC TCCGTCGTGGCCCGTAGCGTTCTCGGCACCGACTTCCCTGTCGGCGTCGTAAACGAGTGCGCGTATCGGTTCCTCATTCCAACCTCCAAGCTTCTCGGCAACCCAATCACCAAGCCTCTCTTCCAGGAAGACGTGGAGACCTTTCATGTTGTCACGGGTTCCGACAGGAGGCTG AGAGTCAATAGTCCCACCCCACAACCATCACGAAGTATAGTCAGCTGCTTTCGGCGCCGTGTACTCTTGATTTTGACTGATAGGCTTGAGCCTTCCACCAGTAGCCATGTACAAAACTTTGTTGCCTTGCACCAGAGTTCTGTGTACAAAAAGGGCCTGGCTGCAAATGAAG ACTGGCACGGAGGAGGCAATGTCGACGACTTGTTGGAGACATACTCTGGGTTCCACCCTTCCCTGGTTGAGATTTGCCG CCACTCGCCCGACTACGCAAGCTTGTGGCTCAAAACCCTACGTGATTTGTCTGACATGGCCGCGGGATGGATTAGCAACGCCGAGGATCTGAAGCTGTGGCGGCATGCGTACCGTGGGCCCATTCGTCAGTGGGCCCGCGGCAAGGCAATTCTCATCGGAGACGCTGCTCATCCGATGCTTCCAC TATCCTCCATTCTCTGA
- a CDS encoding Putative fumarylacetoacetase, translated as MASSNLRYLYWTPFQQLAHHASAACGLGSGDLIGTGTISGDGSTVGPLQHVDSGGKKTELGCLYEATQAGSKDVELADGTRMQYLQDGDEIVLRGFCGQRDGNRPYIGFGECRGILLPARKQKVG; from the exons ATGGCATCCAGCAATCTTCGTTATCTTTACTGGACGCCCTTCCAACAGCTCGCGCACCATGCATCCGCGGCGTGCGGTCTTGGCTCGGGAGACTTAATCGGCACCGGAACGATTTCTGGCGAC GGCTCGACTGTCGGGCCACTCCAGCATGTTGACTCTGGCGGAAAGAAGACCGAGCTGGGCTGTCTATATGAAGCAACCCAGGCAGGGTCAAAGGATGTCGAGCTAGCCGACGGCACCCGCATGCAGTACTTGCAGGACGGTGATGAGATAGTACTGAGAGGCTTCTGCGGGCAGCGAGATGGTAACAGGCCCTACATTGGTTTTGGTGAGTGCCGAGGAATACTTCTGCCTGCACGTAAGCAGAAGGTAGGTTAG
- a CDS encoding Putative fumarylacetoacetase, with translation MALIPDLLASSGDTPFTIHNIPFGVISSNSQTTPRCATAIGEYAIDLVAFAAEGRLGHVLGPAAETIFSQPCLNTFAALGRATRRAVRDVLIQSIRANDVPSQCLIPLANITMHLPFQIGGFSDFYCSLEHVQNCSPMAAGVAIPDNWFYAPSVYNSRVSSVVPSPQPIRRPRGVYYDGDGNPTYGPSREVDYELEMGVFVSKPVKHGEELAIEHVEEHIFGFVLLNDWSSRDLQIFEMKPLGPFHSKGSSCPRLLLQKQIIDLANRLPGFGTSISPWVITLEALEPFRCPPKTTQSPAPFDHLKWPGSNGTFDVHLEVDLIRKLRSTSLQRH, from the exons ATGGCTCTGATTCCAGATCTTTTGGCGTCCTCCGGCGATACACCCTTTACCATTCACAACATTCCCTTCGGCGTCATCTCTTCCAACAGCCAGACAACCCCCAGGTGTGCAACTGCCATTGGCGAATACGCTATCGACTTGGTTGCCTTTGCCGCCGAGGGTCGCCTTGGCCATGTCCTGGGACCAGCTGCCGAGACCATATTTTCTCAG CCGTGCTTGAACACTTTTGCCGCGTTGGGCCGCGCGacccgccgcgccgtccgcgacgTTCTGATCCAAAGCATAAGAGCGAATGATGTCCCATCACAATGTCTAATCCCACTGGCCAACATCACCATGCATTTGCCGTTTCAGATTGGGGGATTCTCGGATTTTTACTGCTCTCTGGAGCACGTGCAGAAT TGTTCGCCCATGGCAGCTGGTGTGGCCATCCCTGATAACTGGTTCTACGCGCCCTCTGTGTATAACTCACGGGTGTCTAGTGTCGTCCCGTCTCCGCAACCCATCCGGAGACCCAGGGGCGTGTActacgacggcgacggcaacccCACATATGGCCCCTCGCGAGAAGTTGACTACGAGCTTGAGATGGGCGTCTTTGTCTCGAAACCGGTCAAGCATGGGGAGGAACTTGCCATCGAACACGTTGAGGAGCACATCTTTGGCTTCGTGCTGCTGAACGACTGGTCCTCGCGAGACCTTCAGATCTTTGAGATGAAGCCGCTTGGACCTTTCCACAGCAAGGGTTCGTCATGTCCCAGACTGCTGCTTCAGAAGCAAATTATTGACTTGGCAAACCGCCTTCCAGGTTTCGGGACCTCAATCTCGCCATGGGTAATCACCTTGGAGGCCCTAGAACCGTTCAGATGCCCCCCAAAGACAACACAAAGCCCGGCCCCGTTTGATCACCTCAAGTGGCCAGGATCGAACGGAACATTCGACGTTCATCTCGAGGTTGACCTGATTCGGAAGTTACGCTCTACATCTCTCCAACGACATTGA
- a CDS encoding Putative oryzine biosynthesis cluster protein J/Cupin-domain-containing oxidoreductase virC: MAPSSNTQADSISDLRKPSVYLTGHDQTSGKAVIQEKRQPPWTVYDDKTMAFNVAYTTSEFPASLDHDFDIKKHDHLMGSNTLGLVNQNDTVCRIADFAPVFDCMMHRTQSVDYGVVLEGSIELVMDSGDTELMHRGDVAVQRSTMHAWRNPSENKWARMVFVLQDCQKISLGRQALEEDLGRGVEGLPSSSNDA; the protein is encoded by the coding sequence ATGGCGCCATCGAGCAACACCCAGGCCGACTCTATTTCTGACCTTCGCAAGCCGAGTGTCTACTTGACAGGACATGACCAAACCagcggcaaggccgtcatcCAGGAAAAACGCCAGCCCCCATGGACCGTCTacgacgacaagaccatGGCCTTTAACGTTGCTTATACAACCTCGGAGTTCCCGGCGTCCTTGGATCACGACTTCGACATCAAAAAGCATGACCATCTCATGGGTAGTAACACTCTAGGCCTCGTCAACCAGAACGACACCGTCTGCCGTATTGCCGATTTCGCCCCCGTGTTCGATTGTATGATGCACCGGACTCAGAGTGTGGATTACGGCGTGGTTCTTGAAGGTTCCATCGAGCTGGTGATGGACTCGGGCGACACCGAGCTCATGCACCGCGGAGACGTGGCTGTGCAGAGAAGCACTATGCATGCATGGAGGAACCCGAGTGAAAATAAATGGGCTCGCATGGTGTTTGTTCTGCAGGACTGCCAAAAGATCAGCCTTGGCAGACAAGCTCTAGAGGAGGATCTTGGAAGGGGCGTTGAAGGGCTTCCATCAAGCAGCAATGATGCGTaa